AACGACGACCGCCTTCTTCCGTTTCAGATACGGTACCAGCCGTGCGCCGACCGACAGCAAACCGGCACCAATCACAATTGGATAGGCGCGATCACCAAGCGCTACTTCGAGGACGCGGACTGCTTCTCCCATTCCTTCAGAATCCTGTTCACTGCAGAACTGGAATGGTACCGCGAGCCATCGAGGATGAAGTCAGCAACTTCGCGGTACAAGGGATCGCGCAGAACGCGCAAATCATTCAAGGTTCGAAGCGGGTCGTCGACCTGGAGCAACGGTCGGTTCGGATCCCCCTTCGTTCGCTCATAGAGTTGGACAACCGGTACATCCAGATAGACCGTCCAACCAAGTTGCTGCAACAGGGCGCGAGTGCGCGGATCCAGTACGGCCCCGCCGCCAGTGGCCACCACAACATTTGGGAGTTTCATCAACTCCTCGATCGTTGCGGTCTCCCGCCGTCTGAATCCCGCCTCACCTTCAAGGTCAAAGATCGTCGGAATTCTGACGCCGGTCCTTCGTTCAATCTCGTGATCGGAATCGTAGAACGTTGCGCCGATTCTTCTGGCAATGAGGCGGCCGATGGTCGTTTTTCCTGATCCCATCAGCCCCACCAAAACAATATTCCTCACGGTCTTCGCCAGACAGAAAATGAAAGAGGAGCCGATGATAACCGGCCCCTCCCTGAATATCACAAAGCCAGCGCGAGCTTTGCAATGTGCGAACTAGTGGTCAGTCCTTAGGGATACACGTATTTAACTTCATGTTCGCCTCTGTACCAGTGTCTGACAAACAGTTGCGGACGTAGTAATCGGCATCACCGAAACCCGACGAGTCCACCGGCTTGTTATTGACGATGACGTTTCCACCGTTCGAAACCAAACCAAGAGCGTTCGCCACCCACGAACCATCAATCGTGATCGGCTCGCTCGCGTAACCCTTGGGTGTAGCGAGCGGACTCTGGAGATAGTTCCCGACCGAGTAGGCGATGATGTGGTGTTTGCCAAGACTTACGGTGCCCTTACCCGTATAGTTTGCCGAGCACTGGCTATTGACAGTCAGGCAAGCGCCGGAAGGCTGCCCTGCGAGCTTGGTCGCAACAACGACCCCGGTATCGCTGACCATGTTGACGACCGTGCCGTCGGCTACCGGGTCCCCTTTTTCATCGGCTACATAGACGGTAAAGAGACAGGGATAGGTGCGGTCACCAAGCTTATTGCAGGTGGCGCCCGAGTCCCAAAGCATGAAGAACTTTGTCTGATCGGGTTTGCGGCCAGAGATCACGATCTGGTCATCCGACCAGACTTCGGGCGTCTTGGTTGTCCCTGCTGTATCGACCGCCCACGCGATCACGTTGATACTGATCGGCTCCACACCAGCGGTCACGGTGACGCTGGCAAGACCATCGGCGTCTGTTTTGACCGTGGTATCAACGCTGCCATCGTTGCCGTTAGTCAGGATTCCGCCATTCCGGCGGGTCACCGTGAAATAGACAGTCTTGTTGGCCAGCGCAGTGTTATTCGAGTCAAACACCTTGAATGTGACAGTCGCCTTTTCCGATGCATTCGCTGCACCCAGCGCCCCACCTTTGACAAAGATGCGGGTTGGCGTAGCGCTCACGTACCGGACATAGGCAGGTTCACCCGGGGTGGTCGTGAATTTCTTCTCGTTGATCCGAAACGCGATCGGCTGCGACACGTCTGTGCTGGTCGTACCGTTAACGATTGTCGCTTTAGCTGTGAAGGTTACTGCACCGGTCGAAGACGACGCAGCCGCCGTGATCTTGAACTTTCCCATCCCCGTGGAATCCGTCAGCGCGGTGCTAGCGGTCAGCGCAGCCAGAGCAGGGTCACTCACAGTTGCGGTGACGATTTGCGCCGGCACGGCGACACCTGCCTTGTCCGTAACCGTGACCCTGATTTCGGTTGTTTCCGGAAAGACAAGACCATCGGTGACGTTGTCGAACGGATCCCCGTTTGCCTTGTACGTCGCGATCTTCATGACATAGGCGGCAGCATCGGGATTGGGCTTGGTTGTACCGCAATCCGGAAGCCCACACGCCCCGCTACCGCCACCACAACCACCCAATAGCACAGCCGAGCCAAGTATCAGCGCCGACCAACCCAACAAACGTTTCAACATTCCATTTACCTCCAACCGCACAGCGGCCTGCAGCATTCAGAAATCAAGGCGCCTTAGCGAGCTGCGCTCTGATCAGACACGATTCGTGGTGTGATGAAAACGAGCAGCTCTGTCTTGTCGTCAACACGCGCATTGTCACGGAAAAGATATCCAGCAACAGGAAGATCGCCGAGGAACGGAATCTTGGTAGTCTGATTGGTCGTCTCTTGCGTGTAGATGCCACCAATGACAACGGTGCCACCATTCTCCACAAGCACTTCGGTCTTCACGTGTTTGGTGTCGATCGCAATGCCGCTGCTCGTGGAGATTTTCGTATTGGGGGTGTCCTTGTTGACGTCCAGACTCATCATGATCTTTCCGTCAGGCGTGATTTGAGGCTTCACCTTTAGCGCAAGGTTAGCCTTTCTAAACGACACACTTGTTGCACCAGAGCTTGTCGCTTGCTGATAGGGAATCTCAACGCCTTGCTCGATGATGGCCTCAACTTGGTCAGCAGTCATGACGCGCGGGCGGGAAATTACTTTTCCTTTGCCGTCGGCTTCAAGTGCCGAGATTTCTAGTGCAAGGAAGCGTGTAGCGTTGCTATTCCACAGCACAAACGACAGAGCGCCGGCGGCTTTGGCGGCAATCGCCCCAGCGGGCAGATTGACCGCAAGGCCATCGGTGTAGAGATTCGGCTTCGTTTCAACCAAGCCAGCCTGGTACGTCGTCTGCCCAATCCCTGCACCGAAGTTGTTACGGCCTACGCTACGCCCGTCCGTAGTAGTGCCAACCACACCACCGGCACTACCGCCAAACCCGAGCCGCACTCCGAGATTCCGGGTGAAGGTATCCGCAGCCTCCACAATTTGGGCTTCGATGAGAACTTGCCTCACCGGCACGTCGATTTCCGAAACAACGCGCCGGATATCATCCAGGCGAGAGCCAATATCGGAAACGAAGAGTTTATTGGTGCGCTCGTCGACAACGACGCTTCCGCGCTTGGACAGGATCGTCTGATCCCGATTGCGCAGGAAAGCCGCTACTGAAGTCGCCTTGTGATAGTTGATCTGGAAACTTTCCGTGCGCAACGGTTCGAGATCGGTGATCTGCTGACGCGCTTCGAATTCAAGCCGCTCACGCGTTGCAAGTTCATCACGCGGCGCGATCCATATCACATTGCCGTTCTTGCGCATGTCGAGCCCCTTGGCCTGGAGGATGATGTCCAGCGCCTGATCCCAGGGCACGTCTTTAAGTCGCAGCGTCAAATTGCCGGTCACCGAGTCGCTTGTAATGATGTTGAAGTTCGTGAAGTCGGCAATCACCTGCAGGACAGAACGGACGTCGATATTCTGGAAATTGAGCGAGAGTTTGTCGCCTGCGTACTTCTGACGACCGGCCCCCTGTACCAGCTTGCGCGGATCTTCTTGAACCTGCTTGACCTCGACAACGAACTGATTGTCGCTTTGATAAGCGTTGTGCTCCCAGAGGCCTTTCGGCGCGATCACCATACGTACGCCCGACCCTTGCGGGGTCGACGTGATCGAAGTTACCGGCGTCGCGAAATCGGTCACATCAAGTCGTTTGCGAAGTTGTTCCGGCAACGAGGCGCGGGCGAAATCAACAACGAGATTATTGCCTTGTTGTTGAATGTCGATGCCGACGCCCGGATCAGACAAATCGACGATCACACGCGCTTCGCCGTCTTTCCCGCGCCTGAAGTTGATGTCACGAATTGCATGGCCAGAGCTGGCGGGCGTTGCTTCAGCAAACTTCGCGGTTTGGGGCGCAACAGAGGCGGCGGCCGAGCCGGCGAGTGTTACAACGACGTTCTTGTCTTCAATCCGGGTCTCATAGGCAAGCGGGCGCTGAAGGTTCAGTACCAACCGTGTCCGATCACCTGCCTGGACAATGTTGGCGCTTCTCAGGTCGCCCTCATTGAAGACTTGGGAACCTTTTCCGGTACCGTTAATTGTCGCTGGAAAGTCGATTGCAATGCGCGCCGGGTTGGCTACAGAGAAGCTTCCTGGCACCGATTGGATCGCCTTTTTCAAGGTGATCTTCACCACGATGCCATTGCCTTGTTTCGCAACACCCACCGCTTCAATGCTGTTTGCAGTTTCCGCAGCAGTCTGGGCCGACGCAGCAAACGGCATGAGAGCCATTGCGCCGATTACGGCGGCATACGCCATCCGGGTAAACAGTCTCATTTCGTGGCCTCCTGCAGTTGAAGCGTATTCACACGCTCCACCCAGTCTCCATTGGTATCTTCGATCAGTTCCTTCAGCGTAATCTCGCTCTCGGAGACGTTAGTAATCACCCCAAAGTTCTGACCCATGTAATTTCCGACCCCAACTTGGTAAAGCGTTTTGTCTGCGCTAATGATTGCCATCGGCTTGCCCTTCATGCTCAAGATGCCCACCATTCGGAGGCTCTCAAGCGGATAGGATTCCAACGGCTCACGACGACGGTTCAGGTCCGGTTTTGCGCCGCCACCACCACCTTTTGCGGCTTCAATTTTGGCGGGGCGGAACGGATCAATGAGGGCGCCCGCATCGTAGGCGACTACTGGAAACGTTTGTAGTTGCGGAAGGGGCGGGACGCGCCCCTTGAGGTCCTTGGAAGACTCTTCCATCCATTGCCTGACGCCCGCGTGGTCACCGCCACCACAGCCGGAAAGCACCGCCAATGCAAGCGCTACCGTCACTCCGCTAATTGCACGAGAAGGCGCAATTTTCATTTCGCACCGCCTTTGTTCTGCGCGGCTTTGTCGCGACGCTGCTTGGCAACTTCCGCGTCATCAAGATACCGGTAGGTCAGTGCCACTGCGTCCATCTTGAGGCTGCCGTCCTTATTGGTCTCAAGTGCAATCTCGTTCAGCGTAACGATCCGGGGAAGCTTCGCAACGTCTCCAACAAAGTTGCCAATGTCGTGGTAGTTACCTGTGATCCGGATTGCGACAGGTACCTCGGCATAAAAATCGCGTAGCTGCTCGGTTCCCGGCTTCCAGAGTTCGAACTGGAGACCGCGCCCGAGACCGGCCTGGTTCACGTCAATCAGCAGGTTCTCCATCTCGGTCTTGCTCGGCAATTGTTTGAGCAAAGCGCCGAACTGACGGTCGATCTCCGCGAGTTGCTTGCGATGCTCATCAAGATTGACGGCCTGCCGTTTCTTCCCCAGCCACTCCTCCTTGAGCTGGCTCTCTTCCTGCAGTTTCTGCTCAAGCTCTTCGCCCTGGGATTTCCAGTCAAACCACCAGGCAACGCCCAAAAGCACCACCAAAATGCCGACCAACGCGGCAATGCGCGGGGCGAGCGGCCAAAGCCCAGGGTCATTCGGATCGAGTTGCCTGAAATCCTGGACGATTCGATCGAACCGGATTTCGCTCAGTTTCTTCAGAACGGGCGCGGTCACGATTTCTTCTCCGTCGGCGTCGCAGGCTTCTTGTCGTCAGTCTCTGACTTCGCCCTCTCCACGTAGATATCCAGCGTGAATTCCGAAACGCGGCGCTTGTTCAATTCCGCCGCCTTGATCTCGATGAGAACCGGGCGCTCCAGAACCGGCGATGCGTCGAGGTTACGCATCAGCGTTGAAACCCGAGCGTTCGACTGGGTATAGCCGCTGAGCGTGATCTTGAGTCCGGCCTGCTTGATGCCCTTTAGGAAAACACCTTCGGGCACCAACTTCGCCAGTTCATTGAAGATATGAACGGTTTCAGCGCGGTGACTCTGCAATTGCTCAATCACCTGTTTGCGCGACAGCAAGGCTTGCGTTTGTTCCTTCAATCGCTTGATTTCAGCGATGTCCTTGTCAAGCTTGGCGATTTCGCTTTTCAGGAAATCGTTGTCTGCCTGCTGCGACTCGATCCTCGACTGGTTGAACGAATGCACCGCCAAGGCGATCACAGCACCGCCGATCAAGGTAGCAACTGCAAGGACATAAAACTGTTGCCGCCGCTGGCGTCTTGCTTCTTCTCGGTGCGGAAGTAGGTTGATGCGGATCATTCGTCAAACCTCCGCAAAGCCAGTCCGCAGGCGACCATTAGCGCTGGAGCATCCGACGCCAGGCTCTTGGGACGGATGCGCTGCGCCAGAGCCATGCCCGAAAAAGGGTTTGCCGTCACGGTCGGGATCTGGGTCCGTGAAGACACCACCTGATCGAGACCGGGAATCACGGCGCAACCGCCCGCCAGAATGACGTGATCGACCTGATTGAAAGTGGTCGAAGTAAAGAAGAACTGCAGCGCGCGCGAAACTTCCAGCGCCAGACTGTCCATGAACGGTCGCAGCAGTTCCACTTCAAAGTTCTCCGGAAGACTTCCGGTGCGCTTCGCAGATTCAGCCTCGTCAACGTTCATGCCGTATTGGCGTGCAATATCCTGCGTCAGCTGATTTCCGCCAAAGGCCTGCTCTCGCGTGTAGAGCTGTTGTTCGTTGCGGAAGACCGTCGTCTTGAGCATATTCGCGCCAGCATCCACCAGGGCGACGATTCGATTCTTGCCGCCCTCGGGGAGTTGTGCCCGGATGAGATCCAGCGCCGCCTGCGCGGCAAAGGACTCAACGTCCATCACCTGCGGCTTGAGGCCCGCGGATTCCGCAACCGCGACACGGTCCTCGACTTTCTCCTTGCGGGAGGCCGCGATCAGCACTTCGACCTCGTCCTCGCCACCAGGCGCCGGGCCCAGTACCTGAAAGTCGAGGTTAACCTCCTCGATCGCGAACGGGATGTACTGGTTCGCTTCGGACTCGACCTGCACCTCCATCTCGGTCTCTCGCAAACCAGCGGGCAGGATGATCTTCTTCGTGATCACCGCTCCGGCAGGCAGCGCAAGGCCGACATGTCGCGTTGTCGTCGACATCCGTTTCCAGGCGCGGCGCACAGCGTCCGCCACCACATCGAGCTGCGCGATATTGCCGTCGCTCACCGCATCGCGGGGCAACGGTTCAATCGCGTAACGCTCCAGCCGTCGCTGACGGCCGTTGACGTCGGACAACTCGACCAGCTTGACAGCCGAGGACGAGATGTCCAGACCGATCAGCGGCCTCGCTTTTCCGGCGAAGATCGAAGAGAAGTCGATCACGGGAAAATGCCCTTTTTAATCAACAAATTAGGCACAATTGCCACAATTTACTTGAAATCCTAGCAGTAACTTTTAGCAGATGTAAAGACAAAAGTATGAATTAGGAATGTTCGGCCGGCCGCACGCCTTGCCTCGCCTATAATCCGCCTTCCCGTCCTGACGCCAGTGCCATGCGTTACGCAACCTACATATTCGCGATTTTCATCGGTCTGATACTTCTGGCTGCCGCCACGGTCGGGCTTGCGGTGGCCTTTGCCTGGCCCAAGCTGCCGACCCTGGAAGCGCTGACCGACTATCGGCCACGCATCCCGCTCCGCGTATTCACCGAGGATGGCCAGCTCATCGGCGAGTTCGGCGAAGAAAGGCGCACTTTCGCGAAAATCCAGGAAGTCCCGGCCCACATGAAGAACGCCGTCCTCGCGGCAGAGGACGATCGCTTCTACGAACATGGCGGCGTCGACATCGCCGGATTCCTGCGCGCTGCGGTAGCCAACCTCACTTCTGGCGGAAAGCGTCAGGGCGCAAGCACGATCACCATGCAAGTCGCCCGAAACTTCTTTCTCACCCGCGAGAAAAGTTACAGCCGCAAGCTTTACGAGATTCTGCTGTCGATCAAGATCGAAAAGAACCTCACCAAGGATCAGATCCTCGAGCTGTATTTCAATCAGATCTATCTCGGTCAGCGTGCCTACGGCTTTGCAGCGGCCTCCCAGATCTATTACGGCAAGAATCTGGGACAGTTGAATATTGCCGAGGCAGCCATGTTGGCAGGGCTACCGAAGGCACCTTCCGCTTACAACCCGATTACCAACCCGGCCCGCGCAACCTTGCGCCAGCACTACGTCTTGCGGCGCATGAAAGAACTCAACTTCATCACTGCGGCGGAGTATGAGGACGCACTCAAAGCGCAACTCAAGCCTGTGAGGGGTGGTTCGGAAAACTATCCGGTGCACGGCGAGTACGTCGCCGAGATGGCGCGCCAGATGGCCGTCGAACAGTTCAAGGATGCCGCGTATACCGCGGGCGTTCGGGTCATCACGACGGTCAAGGCAGCGGACCAGGAAGCGGCCTATCTCGCACTGCGCCGAGGCTTGCTCGACTACGAACGCCGGCACGCTTATCGCGGCGCCGAGGCCTATGTCGATATGGCCGGCATCAAGGGCGACACTGATGAGCAACTCGATGTACTGCTTGAGGATTTCCCCGACAACGGCGAGATGATTCCGGCGATCCTGCTGGAGGCAAGCAGCGCACGTATCCGCGCCTATACCCGCGGCGGCGAGGTTCTTGAATTCACCGGGCAAGGTCTTCGTTTCGTGTCGCCGATGCTCGCCGACAATGCGGCGCCCGCCAAACGGCTGAGACGCGGCGCGGTGATCCGTGTCGCCAAAGGCAGCAAGGGATGGGAGATCGTGCAGGTGCCCGATGTCGAGGGTGCCTTCATCGCGGTCGATCCGCAGACTGGCGCCGTGCGTGCGCTTGCCGGCGGCTTCGACTACAACCGCAACAAGTTCAACCATGCAACACAGGCGTGGCGGCAACCAGGGTCGAGCTTCAAGCCCTTCATCTACTCGGCCGCACTTGAAAAGGGCTACACGCCGAGCAGCATCGTCGACGACGCACCGCTGTCGTTCTCGTCCGGGCAGACCGGCAGCCAGGCTTGGGAGCCGAAGAACTACGACGGCAAGTACGAGGGGCCAATGTCAATTCGCGCGGCGCTGGCCAAATCGAAGAACATGGTCTCGATCCGATTGCTCAACTCGATCGGTCCTCAGTACGCGCAGGACTACGCCGCGCGATTTGGTTTCGACCCCGACAAACACCCCGCCTACCTCACGATGGCGCTCGGCGCCGGTTCGGTGACCCCGTGGCAGATGGCCCAGGCGTATTCCGTCTTCGCCAACGGCGGATATCGTGTTCAGCCCTTCATCGTCAAAGAGATGCAGGACAGCCAGGGCCGCGTGCTCGCCCGCACGCAGATCACCAGCGCGTCGGATGGCGCGCCGCGTGTGATCGACCCGCGCAACGCCTGGCTGATGGACAGCATGATGAAGGACGTCGTGCGCCATGGCACCGCAACCAAGGCTCTTGCGCTCAAACGCAACGACCTCGCGGGCAAGACCGGCACGACCAACGAATACGTTGACGCCTGGTTCTGCGGCTACCAGCCTTCGCTGGTGGGCATTGCCTGGATCGGATACGACACGCCGCGCAAGCTCGGCTCCGGCGAAACCGGTGGCGCCGCGGCCTTGCCGGTTTGGATCAACTTCATGGCGAAAGCGCTGCAGGGCGTACCGGAGAAGATTTTCGAAGTGCCGCAAGGTCTGGTTGCCGTCACGACCAATGACGGCCGTGGCGACTTTGTGTACGAAGAGCGTCTCGGCGCACCGCCACCCGACGCGGAAGCGCCGGCCGAAGGCGAAGCCGCAGCGCCTCAGAGTGCTCCAGGCCCTGCGCCGGCACCAAGCCCGGTGCTGCCGGTTCAGCCGCAGCCAACACCATTACCGCGGGCACCGCACAATGAGGTGACCGGCGAGGTGCCACGCGGTTGATACGGCGGGCGACCTCAGGGTCGCGCCGTCGAAATCAGGCCGCGTCGCCGCGAACCAGACTCACCGGCTCGCCCGCCTGCGCGCTCGCGAGCCGGTTCAGGCAGGTCCAGAGTTCGGCGCCATCGCGGGTACCGACCCACTGCCGCCCGTCGTAACGGAAATGGAAGCCGCCGAGTCTGGCGGCAACCCAGATCTCTCGCGCAGCGCTGTGACGATTGATGATCATCTGGCTGCCATCGTCGAATTCGATCTGCAGCACATTGCCCGGCTGGACTTCAACGTCCATCCCGGCGTCGTCGAAAGCACGCTCGATCAGCACAAGCTCTTGCTCTGCGAGCGGATTGAAGACTGCTTCGTCCATCCCCGTCCCTGTCTGCTAGCATCCGGCACAGCCCCAGCGCCCGGCGCGCGGGTGCCGACTGCTGTTATGTTGATTTGAATGCCGCGCTGCGCGCGGCCCGATGGAAGCCGAATGTCCGCCCGTCCGACACACATCCTGATTTGCATCGCCGTCATGCTGCTCGGCGCCTGCGGCATCAAGGGCCCCCTCTATCTGCCGCCCCCGCCGAAAACCGTACCCCCGGCAATGCCGGCGCAGTCAGCGCCGACACAAGCCGTGCCCGATAGTAACAAAGCAGGCACCCCTTAACGCGCCGGGTATCCCGCACCGGCTTCCGCCGCACTGCGCGGATCGCTTGCGGAGATCGCGCGCATCAATGCGTCCAGCACCGGCGCGTTGAGCAGGTGCCAGATGAAGTGCGTCCCGCTCGGCCAGACCGTACACAGCGCCTGGTCGACACTGCGGGCGAGCAGGGCTCCGACTAACATCGCAAGCGCCTGCACCAGCGCAGGCCCGCCGGGCACGCCCTTCCGCGTCGTCCACAGCGCCGCGACCAACAGCGCAAGTGCGGCGCCCGCGTAGAACTCGGATCCATTGAGCGGGAGTTGCGACATCGCTTCCGGCAGTCCGAGATCAATAGCGATGAAGACCGCCACGCCCGCCAGAGCCGACCGCGTGCCCAACCCCGCGCGCCGCACCAGAAAACGGTGCAGATACACAAGCAGGAAGAGCGTGATGAAACCGGTATCGAGGAACATGGCCCAGCGCTGCGCGACGGTGTGGAAGGCCAGGCTGCCGATCGCGATGCAGAAGATCAGGCCCGCCAGAAGGCGCAGGTCAGTGACAGCGTCGCGCCCATGCAGGCGACGCCACGCAATCAAGGCCGTGATCACGAAGGCAAGATTGCTTAGCGCGCTGAGCGGTTCGGCCCACAAACCCGGGCCCGCCCGCTCGCAATAGGCATCAATGAAGTCGTAGGCGCCTGCATTCATGGGATGCCTCTCAGCGCAAAAGGGCTCACACAGTCCCCGATTGTTGCGCAGTGCAAACATGCGTTCATGGCAGTCAAGCGCATAGCTGCGGGCGTTTGCGACGGATCAAGGCTGTAATGTGTGTGCAATGCAACAGTGCCGGACTTTGCCCCCGAGGAAATACGCCAATGTCGATGATCCAGCACGCCTTCAAGCCGCTTGTGCTGCGCGGAAAACAACTCCTGCCTATCGTGCAGGGCGGCATGGGCGTCGGTGTGTCGGCCCATCGGCTGGCTGGCGCAGTGGCTGCGCTCGGCGGTGTCGGGACCATCGCGAGCGTCGATCTGCGTCGTCTGCATCCGGATCTTGAAGAGGCCACCGGCCGCTGCCGCGACAAGGCCGCCATCGAGGCCGCGAACCTGACCGCGCTGGACCGCGAGATCGCCGCCGCCCGCGAACTGGCCAAAGGCGTCGGTGTTGTCGCGGTGAATGTGATGCGCGCGGTGACCCAGTACGCCGACTATGTGCGTCAGGCCTGCCGCAGCGGCGCCGATGCGATCGTGATGGGCGCCGGCCTGCCGCTCGATCTGCCCGAACTCACCGCCGATCACCCCGACATCGCGCTGATTCCGATCCTCTCGGACGCGCGCGGCGTCACGGTGGTCCTCAAGCGCTGGATGAAGAAGAACCGCTTGCCCGACGCCATCGTGCTGGAGCATCCGGGCTGGGCAGGCGGCCACCTTGGCGCGGCGAACGTGGCCGGTACCACTGATTCGCGCTTCGACTTCGAGAAGGTCGTGCCGGAATGCCTCGAAGCGATTCGTGGTCTCGGTCTCTCGACCGAGCAGATCCCGCTGATTCCGGCCGGCGGTATCGACACCCACGACAAGGTGCGTCGCGTCATGGAGCTGGGAGGTTCGGCGGTGCAGGTGGGCACGGCCTTCGCGGTGACGCGGGAAGGCGATGCGGCCGACGCTTTCAAGCAGGTGCTGATGGGCGCGAACGAACAGGACATCGTCGAATTCACCAGCTGCGCGGGCCTGCCGGCGC
This region of Niveibacterium umoris genomic DNA includes:
- the lptM gene encoding LPS translocon maturation chaperone LptM; amino-acid sequence: MSARPTHILICIAVMLLGACGIKGPLYLPPPPKTVPPAMPAQSAPTQAVPDSNKAGTP
- the pilQ gene encoding type IV pilus secretin PilQ, whose amino-acid sequence is MRLFTRMAYAAVIGAMALMPFAASAQTAAETANSIEAVGVAKQGNGIVVKITLKKAIQSVPGSFSVANPARIAIDFPATINGTGKGSQVFNEGDLRSANIVQAGDRTRLVLNLQRPLAYETRIEDKNVVVTLAGSAAASVAPQTAKFAEATPASSGHAIRDINFRRGKDGEARVIVDLSDPGVGIDIQQQGNNLVVDFARASLPEQLRKRLDVTDFATPVTSITSTPQGSGVRMVIAPKGLWEHNAYQSDNQFVVEVKQVQEDPRKLVQGAGRQKYAGDKLSLNFQNIDVRSVLQVIADFTNFNIITSDSVTGNLTLRLKDVPWDQALDIILQAKGLDMRKNGNVIWIAPRDELATRERLEFEARQQITDLEPLRTESFQINYHKATSVAAFLRNRDQTILSKRGSVVVDERTNKLFVSDIGSRLDDIRRVVSEIDVPVRQVLIEAQIVEAADTFTRNLGVRLGFGGSAGGVVGTTTDGRSVGRNNFGAGIGQTTYQAGLVETKPNLYTDGLAVNLPAGAIAAKAAGALSFVLWNSNATRFLALEISALEADGKGKVISRPRVMTADQVEAIIEQGVEIPYQQATSSGATSVSFRKANLALKVKPQITPDGKIMMSLDVNKDTPNTKISTSSGIAIDTKHVKTEVLVENGGTVVIGGIYTQETTNQTTKIPFLGDLPVAGYLFRDNARVDDKTELLVFITPRIVSDQSAAR
- the cyaY gene encoding iron donor protein CyaY, yielding MDEAVFNPLAEQELVLIERAFDDAGMDVEVQPGNVLQIEFDDGSQMIINRHSAAREIWVAARLGGFHFRYDGRQWVGTRDGAELWTCLNRLASAQAGEPVSLVRGDAA
- a CDS encoding penicillin-binding protein 1A; this encodes MRYATYIFAIFIGLILLAAATVGLAVAFAWPKLPTLEALTDYRPRIPLRVFTEDGQLIGEFGEERRTFAKIQEVPAHMKNAVLAAEDDRFYEHGGVDIAGFLRAAVANLTSGGKRQGASTITMQVARNFFLTREKSYSRKLYEILLSIKIEKNLTKDQILELYFNQIYLGQRAYGFAAASQIYYGKNLGQLNIAEAAMLAGLPKAPSAYNPITNPARATLRQHYVLRRMKELNFITAAEYEDALKAQLKPVRGGSENYPVHGEYVAEMARQMAVEQFKDAAYTAGVRVITTVKAADQEAAYLALRRGLLDYERRHAYRGAEAYVDMAGIKGDTDEQLDVLLEDFPDNGEMIPAILLEASSARIRAYTRGGEVLEFTGQGLRFVSPMLADNAAPAKRLRRGAVIRVAKGSKGWEIVQVPDVEGAFIAVDPQTGAVRALAGGFDYNRNKFNHATQAWRQPGSSFKPFIYSAALEKGYTPSSIVDDAPLSFSSGQTGSQAWEPKNYDGKYEGPMSIRAALAKSKNMVSIRLLNSIGPQYAQDYAARFGFDPDKHPAYLTMALGAGSVTPWQMAQAYSVFANGGYRVQPFIVKEMQDSQGRVLARTQITSASDGAPRVIDPRNAWLMDSMMKDVVRHGTATKALALKRNDLAGKTGTTNEYVDAWFCGYQPSLVGIAWIGYDTPRKLGSGETGGAAALPVWINFMAKALQGVPEKIFEVPQGLVAVTTNDGRGDFVYEERLGAPPPDAEAPAEGEAAAPQSAPGPAPAPSPVLPVQPQPTPLPRAPHNEVTGEVPRG
- a CDS encoding pilus assembly protein PilP — protein: MKIAPSRAISGVTVALALAVLSGCGGGDHAGVRQWMEESSKDLKGRVPPLPQLQTFPVVAYDAGALIDPFRPAKIEAAKGGGGGAKPDLNRRREPLESYPLESLRMVGILSMKGKPMAIISADKTLYQVGVGNYMGQNFGVITNVSESEITLKELIEDTNGDWVERVNTLQLQEATK
- a CDS encoding type IV pilus assembly protein PilM — protein: MIDFSSIFAGKARPLIGLDISSSAVKLVELSDVNGRQRRLERYAIEPLPRDAVSDGNIAQLDVVADAVRRAWKRMSTTTRHVGLALPAGAVITKKIILPAGLRETEMEVQVESEANQYIPFAIEEVNLDFQVLGPAPGGEDEVEVLIAASRKEKVEDRVAVAESAGLKPQVMDVESFAAQAALDLIRAQLPEGGKNRIVALVDAGANMLKTTVFRNEQQLYTREQAFGGNQLTQDIARQYGMNVDEAESAKRTGSLPENFEVELLRPFMDSLALEVSRALQFFFTSTTFNQVDHVILAGGCAVIPGLDQVVSSRTQIPTVTANPFSGMALAQRIRPKSLASDAPALMVACGLALRRFDE
- a CDS encoding PilN domain-containing protein is translated as MIRINLLPHREEARRQRRQQFYVLAVATLIGGAVIALAVHSFNQSRIESQQADNDFLKSEIAKLDKDIAEIKRLKEQTQALLSRKQVIEQLQSHRAETVHIFNELAKLVPEGVFLKGIKQAGLKITLSGYTQSNARVSTLMRNLDASPVLERPVLIEIKAAELNKRRVSEFTLDIYVERAKSETDDKKPATPTEKKS
- a CDS encoding type 4a pilus biogenesis protein PilO, translated to MVTAPVLKKLSEIRFDRIVQDFRQLDPNDPGLWPLAPRIAALVGILVVLLGVAWWFDWKSQGEELEQKLQEESQLKEEWLGKKRQAVNLDEHRKQLAEIDRQFGALLKQLPSKTEMENLLIDVNQAGLGRGLQFELWKPGTEQLRDFYAEVPVAIRITGNYHDIGNFVGDVAKLPRIVTLNEIALETNKDGSLKMDAVALTYRYLDDAEVAKQRRDKAAQNKGGAK
- a CDS encoding Ig-like domain-containing protein, translating into MKIATYKANGDPFDNVTDGLVFPETTEIRVTVTDKAGVAVPAQIVTATVSDPALAALTASTALTDSTGMGKFKITAAASSSTGAVTFTAKATIVNGTTSTDVSQPIAFRINEKKFTTTPGEPAYVRYVSATPTRIFVKGGALGAANASEKATVTFKVFDSNNTALANKTVYFTVTRRNGGILTNGNDGSVDTTVKTDADGLASVTVTAGVEPISINVIAWAVDTAGTTKTPEVWSDDQIVISGRKPDQTKFFMLWDSGATCNKLGDRTYPCLFTVYVADEKGDPVADGTVVNMVSDTGVVVATKLAGQPSGACLTVNSQCSANYTGKGTVSLGKHHIIAYSVGNYLQSPLATPKGYASEPITIDGSWVANALGLVSNGGNVIVNNKPVDSSGFGDADYYVRNCLSDTGTEANMKLNTCIPKD
- a CDS encoding shikimate kinase, translated to MRNIVLVGLMGSGKTTIGRLIARRIGATFYDSDHEIERRTGVRIPTIFDLEGEAGFRRRETATIEELMKLPNVVVATGGGAVLDPRTRALLQQLGWTVYLDVPVVQLYERTKGDPNRPLLQVDDPLRTLNDLRVLRDPLYREVADFILDGSRYHSSSAVNRILKEWEKQSASSK